In a genomic window of Alcanivorax sp.:
- a CDS encoding DUF3047 domain-containing protein, which produces MKTRPVCDPLVQCIPTLLLLSLALLPVRAVSAAPEGWREVVFDGRTEYRLEQGCWQSRAWGTASGLVRENTVDVTRTPYLRWQWRADQIADWPDLDEKSKAGDDFQARVYVVKKGWLPWQTRAINYVWSRQGTPGTFWPNPFASQAVMVVVQGPGGAGTWQSFSRNVREDFRRFHDLEVDEVDAVAIMTDGDNTGARVASCYRLPEFRVTP; this is translated from the coding sequence ATGAAAACGAGACCTGTTTGTGACCCGTTGGTCCAATGTATACCAACACTGCTGTTGTTGTCCTTGGCTCTGTTGCCTGTCAGAGCCGTTTCGGCGGCGCCGGAGGGCTGGCGGGAGGTGGTTTTCGATGGCAGGACCGAATACCGCCTGGAGCAGGGTTGCTGGCAAAGTCGGGCATGGGGCACGGCATCGGGTCTGGTTCGGGAAAACACTGTGGATGTGACGCGCACGCCCTATCTGCGATGGCAGTGGCGTGCCGACCAGATAGCGGACTGGCCGGATTTGGATGAGAAGAGCAAGGCGGGAGACGACTTCCAGGCCAGGGTCTATGTGGTGAAGAAGGGCTGGCTGCCCTGGCAGACCCGGGCCATCAATTATGTCTGGTCCCGGCAGGGGACGCCGGGCACGTTCTGGCCCAATCCTTTTGCTTCCCAGGCGGTGATGGTGGTGGTACAGGGGCCGGGCGGCGCCGGGACCTGGCAGTCGTTCAGCCGTAATGTGCGTGAGGATTTTCGTCGCTTTCACGATCTGGAGGTGGACGAGGTAGATGCGGTGGCGATCATGACGGACGGGGATAATACGGGCGCACGGGTGGCCAGTTGCTACCGGCTGCCGGAATTTCGCGTCACGCCTTGA
- a CDS encoding HNH endonuclease produces the protein MSERILRLDKTGTPVEWLDWQMAATLYARGLVTWTLGDVIYRLRGGTCRLSGERSALSLHSIIACDGVAYPHKRPAPPLTNRALFRRDQHLCLYCGKPFPEHVLTRDHIVPTSKGGRDRWSNVVSACRRCNQRKGSRCLEEIDMDLLALPYVPNMAEYLALINSHRIRGDQMAFLRSQFGKNSRLL, from the coding sequence ATGAGTGAACGCATCCTGCGTCTGGACAAGACTGGTACTCCTGTCGAATGGCTGGACTGGCAGATGGCAGCCACCCTCTATGCCCGAGGGCTGGTGACCTGGACGCTGGGGGATGTAATCTATCGCTTGCGCGGGGGGACCTGTCGCCTGTCTGGGGAGCGCTCAGCTCTGTCTTTGCACTCCATCATCGCCTGCGATGGCGTGGCCTACCCCCACAAACGCCCGGCACCGCCGTTGACTAACCGGGCCCTGTTCCGGCGAGACCAACATCTTTGTCTCTACTGTGGCAAACCTTTCCCGGAACACGTCCTGACCCGTGACCATATTGTCCCCACCTCGAAAGGGGGCCGGGATCGCTGGTCCAATGTGGTATCTGCCTGCCGGCGTTGTAACCAGCGCAAGGGCAGCCGCTGCCTGGAGGAAATCGACATGGATTTATTGGCTCTGCCCTATGTGCCGAACATGGCTGAATACCTGGCCTTGATAAACAGCCATCGTATCCGCGGGGATCAGATGGCATTTTTGCGGAGCCAGTTTGGCAAGAATAGTCGGCTTTTGTGA